In Burkholderia lata, the DNA window GACGCGTTGTCGCAGGCGCTGACGATGCCGCTCGCCGAGCGGCGCGCGCGTTATACGGACATGATTGCGCAGCTTCGCGAGAACAACGTGTCGGTGTGGCGCGACAACTTCCTGCGCGATCTTCAGCACGCGTAACCGGCGTCATCGAGCAATAAAAAAAGCCGCAGTGCGACGCGCACTGCGGCTTTTTTGTTGGGTGCGGGCCGGCGTGTCAGGCCGCGCGTTCGCCGGTCGGCGTGCTGCCGTCGGGGGCCGGGTGATGGCGGCCATGCTGTTTCGCGAGCAGGTCGCGGTACAGGCCCGGGCGGTTGCGCAGCACGTCGGGCGCGCCGTCGTCGATGACCTTGCCGTTGTTCATCACGATGATCCGGTCGAAGTTGCGCAGCGTCGACAGGCGGTGGGCGATCGCGATCACCGTGCGGCCGACCATCAGGCGGTCGAGCGCGCTCTGGATCGCTTCCTCGGATGCGCTGTCGAGCGCGGACGTCGCTTCGTCGAGCAGCAGGATCGGCGCATCCTTCAGGATCGCGCGCGCGATCGCGATGCGCTGGCGCTGGCCGCCCGACAGCTTGACGCCGCGGTCGCCGACGATCGTGTCATAGCCTTCCGGCATCGCTTCGATGAACTCCGCGCAGCGCGCGTCGCGCGCGGCGGCGAGCACTTCCTCGCGGGTCGCTTCGGGGCGGCCGTACGCGATGTTGTCGTAGATCGTCCGGTGCAGCAGCGAGATGTCCTGCGGCACGAGTGCGATCGCGTGGCGCAGGCTGTCCTGCGTGATCGTCTTCACGTCCTGGCCGTCGACCTGCACGGCGCCGTCCTGCGTATCGTAGAAGCGCTGCAGCAGCGCGAGCACGGTCGACTTGCCGGCGCCCGACTTGCCGATCAGGCCGACGCGCTGGCCCGGCTCGATATGGAGGTCGAAGTGGTCGAGGATCGCGCGGCGGTGCGGATACGCGAACGTCACGCGCTCGAAGTTGACGCGGCCGCCCTTGGCCGACAGCGGCTGCGCGTCGGAGCGGTCCGGCATCCCGTGCGGCTCGAGCAGCGTCTTGACCGCTTCGGACAGGCGCGCGATGTGCTGCGTGACGTCGACGAGCGCGACCGCGAGATCGCGCGTGCCGTGCAGGATCGTGAAGCCGAGCGAGCTGACGAGCACGATGTCGCCCGACGTCGCGCGGCCCTGGTCCCACAGCCACAGCGCCCAGCCGAGCAGGCCGGCGGACAGCATCGCGGTGATCACCGCGTGCAGCAGGCGCAGCTTCTCGAGATAGAGCAGGCTTTGCTGGCGCGCGTCCATCTCGGCCTTGACCGTCGCGCCGAAGCGTTTCTGTTCGCGCAGCGTCATCCCGAACGCACGCACGAGGCCCATGTTACCGATCACGTCGACGAGTTCGCCGTCGACCGCGGCGGCCTTCGCCGCGAATGCGTGGTGGCGTGCCGAGCCGCGACCGGCCAGCTTGAACAGCACGATGGAGAGCACCGCGGAGCAGCCGAGCAGGCCCGCCGCCATCATCGGATTGACGACGATGATCATCAGGATCGCGCCCATCACCGCGATGCACGGCGGCAGTACGTTCCACGCCATCGTGTTTTCAGACGTGTAGACCGCGTTCGACGTGGCCGTGATGCGGCTCGCGAGCGTGCCGGGCTGCTTCTCGGCGTAGTAGGTGGGCGAATGGCCGATCAGGTACTGGAACAGGTCGCGCCGCAGGTCGCCGGTGACGGCGACGAACGTGTGCGCGGCGAACCAGCCGCCGACGCGCCACAGCAGGTTGTCGGCGGCGATCAGCCCGACGAGCAGCGCGAATGCGCTCCACAGCGGGCCGGGGTGATGCCGCCCGGTCGCCAGCACGTCGATCAGGTGCTTGATCGCGTATTGCGAGCCGAGCGCGCAGCCGACGGCGGCCAGCACGCTGCAGAGCACGATCAGGTGGGCGACAGGATGCAGGCGAATGTAGCGGAACAGGAACGCGATCGGTCGATGCGCGTAGCTCGACAGCTTCGCGTTGTGGGCGTTGCGCTGGGCAGGGGTGAGAGATTCCAAAATATGCGTGCGGTGATTCGGTGATTGAGCGTGGCGGCTGGATCGCAGGCCGGCGTTCGCCCGGACTGAATAATCCGGCATTGTAAACAAGGCCGCGTGTCGCGCTGCGCGAATCTTGCCTTGGCCAGGGGCTCGCGATCGATTTTGAGATAAAATCCGGCATCCCGTCCTGCCTCATGTGCCAGAATCACGCTGCCGGCGGTCACGGGGTCAAGGAATGCCAAAAGGGCCTTCCACTCTAGAACGGACACCCAAGTCCGCGGGTTGCAAAGTGTTGCACCTTTGTAACAAAGTAAAGTGTTTGAAATGTTGTGCGCCGTATCAGGATTAACCCTAGATAATCGGCTCCGGGTTCGATTCCAGGTTTTTTACGAACCCCTGTCAACGGGTCTTCGTTTCAAACGTTCTATGCCTGTCGCGTCGCCGACGCTCCTTGAGCAGCGCGGGTTTGACGCCC includes these proteins:
- a CDS encoding ABC transporter ATP-binding protein; this translates as MESLTPAQRNAHNAKLSSYAHRPIAFLFRYIRLHPVAHLIVLCSVLAAVGCALGSQYAIKHLIDVLATGRHHPGPLWSAFALLVGLIAADNLLWRVGGWFAAHTFVAVTGDLRRDLFQYLIGHSPTYYAEKQPGTLASRITATSNAVYTSENTMAWNVLPPCIAVMGAILMIIVVNPMMAAGLLGCSAVLSIVLFKLAGRGSARHHAFAAKAAAVDGELVDVIGNMGLVRAFGMTLREQKRFGATVKAEMDARQQSLLYLEKLRLLHAVITAMLSAGLLGWALWLWDQGRATSGDIVLVSSLGFTILHGTRDLAVALVDVTQHIARLSEAVKTLLEPHGMPDRSDAQPLSAKGGRVNFERVTFAYPHRRAILDHFDLHIEPGQRVGLIGKSGAGKSTVLALLQRFYDTQDGAVQVDGQDVKTITQDSLRHAIALVPQDISLLHRTIYDNIAYGRPEATREEVLAAARDARCAEFIEAMPEGYDTIVGDRGVKLSGGQRQRIAIARAILKDAPILLLDEATSALDSASEEAIQSALDRLMVGRTVIAIAHRLSTLRNFDRIIVMNNGKVIDDGAPDVLRNRPGLYRDLLAKQHGRHHPAPDGSTPTGERAA